One Gammaproteobacteria bacterium DNA segment encodes these proteins:
- a CDS encoding TIGR03757 family integrating conjugative element protein produces the protein MVLGTPVWAGEVLSIEAFTTSERAISGADQGRLRSATVTIYTVDGLGRFESGLSADLPADPEAAKAEALRRIQQLDDTRMAPARSAAMGLARAVQYGVDCYPAVVFDGSAVIYGVTDLEDALERYAFWREGQAR, from the coding sequence ATGGTCCTCGGCACTCCGGTCTGGGCGGGCGAGGTGCTGAGCATCGAGGCCTTCACCACGAGCGAGCGGGCGATCAGCGGTGCGGATCAGGGGCGCCTTCGATCAGCCACCGTCACGATCTACACCGTCGATGGCCTCGGGCGATTCGAATCGGGGTTATCCGCAGATCTCCCAGCGGATCCGGAGGCCGCGAAGGCGGAGGCGCTCCGGCGCATCCAGCAGCTCGATGACACCCGGATGGCGCCGGCCAGAAGTGCCGCCATGGGCCTGGCCAGGGCCGTGCAGTATGGCGTCGATTGTTATCCCGCCGTCGTCTTTGATGGTAGCGCCGTGATCTATGGCGTGACGGATCTCGAAGATGCGCTCGAGCGCTACGCATTCTGGCGTGAGGGCCAGGCGCGATGA
- a CDS encoding TIGR03756 family integrating conjugative element protein, whose translation MRRYRITPLLLVLLLQVPLMTHAATITTPGIVAQTTAGALTCMRWMPVGLCFWLRCGWRGCRVRTSLKVGHYNPDLVVSAYNELGGNPWAEIRASLGLAQKAAATGLLGSLLPVPIDSAGNRTEGRSEPRGHKNMVFRETDAIGHPMGSLAGVAAGVGLLCQSQTTPFFPYFQSALDILSWRQEVPEIFYPASWIPGLREIGSWPLQTWGNVHPRTGWTTQAEEPKAAAINAQRAGDIVTRAAQPHVYVPLSGSSYMHNDVTRILDRWVDDGFGNLLNRWFAFFSGQKVWPPGPLMEKNHRTGTWQMLVPRPESSCRVFGTNDLNSIGGWGGGRVDAAGDYAWNLWRPYKCCRRRGQWFLFDIDWFAYPP comes from the coding sequence ATGAGGCGTTACCGCATCACACCGCTCCTCCTGGTCCTGCTGCTGCAGGTGCCGCTGATGACTCATGCGGCGACAATCACCACTCCTGGAATCGTCGCCCAGACCACGGCCGGGGCGCTGACCTGCATGCGCTGGATGCCGGTGGGCCTGTGCTTCTGGCTGCGCTGCGGCTGGCGGGGCTGCCGCGTGCGCACTTCGCTCAAGGTCGGGCACTACAACCCGGATCTGGTGGTCAGCGCCTATAACGAATTGGGTGGCAACCCCTGGGCGGAGATCCGCGCGTCGCTGGGGCTTGCCCAGAAAGCCGCGGCCACCGGGCTCCTGGGATCATTGCTGCCGGTCCCCATCGACAGTGCGGGCAATCGCACGGAGGGGCGTTCCGAGCCGCGAGGCCACAAGAACATGGTGTTTCGGGAGACCGATGCCATCGGCCATCCCATGGGGTCCCTGGCCGGTGTGGCGGCTGGCGTGGGTCTGCTGTGTCAGTCGCAGACCACACCCTTCTTCCCGTACTTCCAATCGGCCCTCGATATCTTGTCCTGGCGGCAGGAGGTGCCGGAGATCTTCTATCCGGCGAGCTGGATCCCCGGCCTGCGCGAAATCGGCAGCTGGCCCCTGCAGACGTGGGGCAACGTTCATCCGCGCACCGGCTGGACGACCCAGGCGGAGGAGCCCAAAGCCGCGGCCATCAATGCCCAAAGGGCCGGCGACATCGTCACCCGGGCCGCCCAGCCCCATGTCTACGTGCCACTCTCCGGCAGTTCCTACATGCATAACGATGTCACCCGGATCCTCGACCGCTGGGTCGATGACGGATTCGGGAACCTGCTTAACAGGTGGTTCGCATTCTTCTCAGGCCAGAAGGTCTGGCCGCCCGGTCCGCTGATGGAGAAGAACCATCGCACGGGAACCTGGCAGATGCTCGTCCCGAGGCCTGAGTCGAGCTGCAGGGTGTTCGGCACCAATGATCTCAACAGTATCGGCGGTTGGGGCGGTGGGCGGGTGGACGCCGCCGGCGACTACGCCTGGAACCTCTGGCGCCCCTATAAATGCTGCCGCCGCCGGGGTCAGTGGTTCCTGTTCGATATCGACTGGTTCGCTTATCCGCCATGA
- a CDS encoding integrating conjugative element protein, protein MIAHPAQHCEITTGRGRHRPLAAGLLTFLLASPSVHAAQGPTEDGLWYYEIGGAEPVSAPANPSVVSVTLGGSAQLGLGYSCGKFDPVRAVTHSLNEIKSGADDMMSAMTAAASSAIAALPALILQRANPGLYDLFQNALLKAEETMKLATKSCEQMEAEIAQGKNPYADLITLSKGNDWKVQMGIGGNDAVTAKDSVEASNGDNGVPWIGGQAGGAGQPTLRFTGDIVQAGYNINMNRPITSTAAVPAASATRLSEIWPTPAAARIWVVDVVGENIVTTCDTCRKDSIPGTGLLPKLHSEAAGVTVELQNLVSGAAPPTLANLERITAPGVAVTRQVIEAIREMPATEQGLIIGRLVAEVSQARTVEKALYARRLLLSGRQVPEVYATEVARQHADTAITELDKEIESLLFETRVRREVVSDTLIVLLQRAAARRQASLDVPQTHPTDPRPLIHGRVQ, encoded by the coding sequence ATGATCGCTCACCCAGCACAGCACTGCGAGATCACAACCGGCCGTGGACGACATCGCCCCCTGGCCGCCGGGCTGCTCACCTTCTTGCTGGCAAGTCCCTCGGTGCATGCCGCGCAAGGGCCCACGGAAGACGGCCTTTGGTACTACGAGATCGGCGGGGCAGAGCCGGTGTCCGCCCCGGCGAATCCCTCGGTGGTCTCGGTCACCCTGGGCGGCTCGGCACAACTCGGGCTCGGCTACAGCTGCGGCAAGTTCGATCCGGTGCGCGCGGTGACCCATTCCCTGAACGAGATCAAGTCCGGGGCGGACGACATGATGAGCGCCATGACGGCGGCCGCGTCTTCGGCTATTGCAGCGCTGCCGGCGCTGATCCTGCAGCGCGCCAATCCCGGGCTCTACGATCTGTTCCAGAACGCGCTGCTGAAGGCCGAAGAGACCATGAAGCTCGCTACCAAATCTTGCGAGCAGATGGAGGCCGAAATCGCCCAGGGCAAGAACCCCTACGCGGATCTCATCACGCTCTCCAAGGGCAATGACTGGAAGGTGCAGATGGGGATCGGCGGCAACGACGCTGTCACCGCGAAAGACTCGGTGGAGGCGTCCAACGGCGATAACGGTGTGCCGTGGATCGGTGGCCAGGCCGGTGGAGCGGGGCAGCCGACCCTGCGCTTCACCGGAGACATCGTCCAGGCGGGCTACAACATCAACATGAACCGGCCGATTACCTCGACGGCCGCGGTGCCGGCCGCTTCCGCCACGCGGCTCTCCGAGATCTGGCCGACGCCGGCGGCGGCGCGGATCTGGGTGGTCGATGTGGTGGGCGAGAACATCGTCACCACCTGCGACACCTGCCGCAAGGACAGCATTCCAGGCACCGGCCTGCTGCCCAAGCTCCACAGCGAGGCGGCCGGCGTGACCGTCGAGTTGCAAAACCTGGTCAGCGGTGCAGCCCCGCCCACCCTCGCCAACCTCGAACGGATCACGGCCCCGGGCGTTGCCGTGACGCGTCAGGTCATCGAGGCCATCCGCGAGATGCCGGCCACCGAGCAGGGGCTTATCATCGGCCGGCTGGTCGCCGAGGTAAGCCAAGCGCGCACCGTGGAGAAGGCCCTGTACGCCCGGCGGCTACTGCTGTCGGGCCGCCAGGTGCCGGAGGTGTACGCCACCGAGGTCGCACGCCAGCATGCCGATACGGCGATTACCGAACTCGACAAGGAGATCGAGAGCCTCCTGTTCGAAACGCGGGTGCGCCGCGAGGTGGTCTCCGACACCCTGATCGTGCTGTTGCAACGGGCGGCCGCGCGTCGCCAGGCCTCTCTCGATGTCCCCCAGACTCATCCCACCGATCCGAGGCCGCTGATCCATGGCCGCGTGCAGTAG
- a CDS encoding conjugal transfer protein TraG N-terminal domain-containing protein — protein MSVDSYLELFTTLFGWAFYGVLWDVLVGTGIVYLPFLGILIDNWRDPAEGGQFGTATGLSLRRMEIELFLALLVVVLAGQPAALTPLNAGTLSYEPQPTLTDPTPATATVAAPQSTYGATGFNGSPVTVNIPVWWYAVLAMSSGFNHAVVEGLPAASDLRTYEQQARLATIADPRLRQETSDFFSECYVPARSKYQAQRPATAAVAGILTTYGEDDPDWMGSHVYRDTAGYYDTLRPTKQIPGWTYNPARDTEYDPATPPTWGKPTCKEWWEDGAQGLREKLIVEADATSAGFSGLVVAVAPILASEQQEDAVVRTVLNNAPPSWSSNELVAGNTASTGWLATAENIVKGGLTTGGVITASALFSVTMTAVLQALPMVQALMLLGVYALLPMIVVLSRYSLSMMAVGAMAIFTIKFWSVLWYLAMWVDQNLIQSMYPDVDVFLQIFANPGEHDAKRMLLNMITTSLYLGLPLLWSGMMAWVGVKVGRSITSASAPLTQTGEDAGRRGGAMAKATVGKGMRR, from the coding sequence ATGAGTGTCGACAGCTACCTCGAGCTCTTCACGACCCTGTTCGGCTGGGCCTTCTACGGCGTGCTGTGGGACGTGCTGGTCGGCACCGGGATTGTCTACCTGCCATTCCTCGGGATCCTCATCGATAACTGGCGCGATCCCGCCGAGGGTGGGCAATTCGGTACGGCCACCGGACTCTCACTGCGGCGCATGGAGATCGAGCTCTTCCTGGCGCTGCTCGTCGTGGTGCTGGCCGGACAGCCGGCGGCGCTCACCCCCTTGAATGCGGGCACCCTGAGCTACGAGCCGCAGCCCACGCTCACCGATCCCACGCCGGCGACCGCCACGGTGGCGGCGCCGCAGAGCACCTATGGCGCGACCGGATTCAACGGATCGCCAGTGACCGTGAACATCCCGGTCTGGTGGTATGCCGTGCTGGCCATGAGTTCGGGCTTCAATCACGCCGTCGTCGAAGGCCTGCCCGCGGCGAGCGACCTGCGCACCTACGAGCAACAGGCACGGCTCGCCACCATCGCGGACCCGCGCCTGCGCCAGGAGACCAGCGATTTCTTCAGTGAGTGCTACGTGCCGGCCCGCTCCAAGTATCAGGCCCAGCGGCCCGCGACGGCCGCAGTCGCCGGGATACTGACGACCTACGGCGAGGACGATCCGGACTGGATGGGCTCGCACGTCTATCGCGACACCGCCGGCTACTACGACACCCTGCGCCCGACGAAACAGATCCCAGGGTGGACCTACAACCCGGCCCGCGACACCGAGTACGACCCCGCAACGCCGCCCACCTGGGGCAAGCCGACCTGCAAGGAGTGGTGGGAGGACGGCGCCCAGGGCCTGCGCGAAAAACTGATCGTCGAGGCCGATGCGACCTCGGCGGGGTTCTCCGGTCTGGTCGTCGCCGTCGCCCCCATCCTGGCCAGCGAACAGCAGGAAGATGCTGTCGTCCGGACGGTGCTCAACAACGCGCCCCCGTCCTGGTCGAGCAACGAACTCGTCGCCGGCAACACGGCCAGCACCGGATGGCTCGCCACGGCCGAGAATATCGTCAAAGGTGGACTCACCACTGGCGGCGTGATCACCGCCTCGGCGCTCTTCTCGGTGACCATGACCGCCGTGCTGCAGGCGCTACCCATGGTCCAGGCGCTGATGCTACTCGGTGTCTACGCCTTGCTTCCCATGATCGTCGTCCTCTCCCGCTATTCGCTCTCCATGATGGCGGTCGGGGCGATGGCCATCTTCACGATTAAATTCTGGAGCGTGCTCTGGTACCTGGCCATGTGGGTGGACCAGAATCTGATCCAGTCCATGTATCCGGACGTGGACGTGTTCCTGCAGATCTTCGCCAACCCAGGCGAGCACGACGCCAAGCGCATGCTGCTCAATATGATCACGACCAGCCTCTATCTGGGGCTGCCGTTGCTCTGGAGCGGGATGATGGCGTGGGTGGGGGTGAAGGTCGGGCGATCGATAACGAGCGCCTCAGCACCCCTCACACAAACTGGCGAGGATGCCGGACGGCGGGGCGGCGCTATGGCAAAAGCGACAGTCGGCAAAGGAATGCGTCGCTAG
- a CDS encoding SOS response-associated peptidase — MCTRYITPDQRAIEGYVSHVPPWWQQAYDVRITSLVPVVRAAADGERALEQMYWTLLPPKSDKKAWRMPTWNLRGERLEESRMYASPFKSRRCLLPAAGFYEWPEVNGEKQRHCIRPADGSMFLFAGLWNSWSSKDGTDEGATVGIVTTEANDFMRPFHNTGKNPYRMPVILDLKLGDTWMFGEVDEARELVRPCPNEWLQAYPVSRNLGNVPAQMEPVGEVIGPGKSS, encoded by the coding sequence ATGTGCACTCGCTACATCACGCCGGACCAGCGAGCGATAGAGGGCTACGTCTCTCACGTACCCCCTTGGTGGCAACAGGCCTACGACGTCCGAATCACCAGTCTGGTACCGGTGGTGCGGGCCGCTGCGGACGGTGAGCGGGCCCTGGAGCAGATGTACTGGACGCTCCTCCCCCCCAAGTCCGACAAGAAGGCCTGGCGCATGCCGACGTGGAACCTGAGGGGAGAGCGTCTCGAGGAGAGCCGGATGTACGCCTCACCCTTCAAATCGAGGCGCTGCCTGCTGCCGGCAGCCGGATTCTACGAGTGGCCTGAGGTCAACGGCGAGAAGCAACGTCACTGCATCAGGCCGGCGGACGGCAGCATGTTCCTCTTCGCTGGGCTCTGGAACTCCTGGTCGTCGAAGGACGGGACTGATGAAGGGGCCACGGTGGGCATCGTCACGACGGAGGCCAACGACTTCATGAGGCCGTTCCACAACACAGGCAAGAACCCTTACCGCATGCCGGTCATCCTCGACTTGAAGCTGGGGGACACCTGGATGTTTGGCGAGGTAGATGAGGCCCGTGAGCTCGTCAGGCCGTGCCCGAATGAGTGGCTGCAGGCCTACCCCGTCTCCCGTAACCTGGGCAACGTGCCAGCACAGATGGAACCAGTTGGAGAGGTGATTGGCCCGGGGAAGAGTTCCTAG
- a CDS encoding Panacea domain-containing protein: MLVHRSKEKLRNAIIYFVQNTKYCGKTKLFKLLYFLDFEHFSQTGRSVTGLEYFAWPKGPVPVEIFDEVESPGPILEGVVEVTKRTAYNGNVINDIAPLQGFSGEHFSKREMKLLVGLSKEYANSYADDMVEATHLENLPWHQIYEVEGQKQHLIPYELALKKSEYDQALKNIIDDKEFKENYS; the protein is encoded by the coding sequence ATGCTTGTACACCGCTCTAAGGAAAAGCTCCGGAATGCCATCATCTACTTTGTCCAGAACACAAAGTACTGTGGCAAAACGAAGCTCTTCAAATTGCTCTATTTTCTAGATTTCGAGCATTTCTCTCAAACCGGACGAAGTGTCACGGGACTAGAGTATTTCGCGTGGCCGAAAGGCCCCGTACCGGTGGAAATATTCGACGAAGTCGAATCGCCTGGTCCGATACTTGAAGGCGTCGTCGAGGTTACGAAGAGGACCGCATATAATGGCAACGTCATTAACGATATCGCGCCCCTGCAAGGGTTCTCGGGCGAGCATTTCTCTAAAAGAGAGATGAAGCTGCTAGTTGGTCTTAGTAAGGAGTACGCTAATTCCTACGCGGACGATATGGTTGAGGCGACCCATTTAGAAAACCTCCCGTGGCATCAAATCTACGAAGTCGAAGGTCAGAAACAGCACCTGATTCCTTATGAGCTTGCTCTAAAGAAATCCGAGTACGACCAGGCGCTCAAGAACATCATCGACGATAAGGAGTTCAAGGAGAACTATAGTTGA